The DNA window GGTGGTCACGAGTATTGACCCTAAAGGGCAGTGGGCCAGCATCCGCCTGATCGAGAGCCCGCTGGTGTCGTGGATCTGGTGGGGCACCCTGATCATCTGCATCGGCGCGGGCCTGACGCTGGTCAGCCCGGCGCGGCCCCAACCGCGTCTCGCCCCCGCCGGACTGGCCCCAGCCACCGACTGACCGGCATGGGCCACTGAGAGTTGACTTATGACTGACACACCCAAAGCTGGAACCTCTAAACCCAATCCCAACCCCGCACCTGCGTGGCGGCGCTTCGTGCCCCCGCTGATTGCGGCCGCGCTGGTGGGGGTGCTGGGCTACACGCTGCTCAGCCCGGCCAAGAATGTCACCACCGGGGGGCCGCTGATCGGCAAACCCGCGCCTGCCTTCACGCTAGAAAGCCTGGACGGCGTGCCGGTCAGTCTGGCGAGCCTGAAGGGCCGGCCCGTCGTCCTGAATTTCTGGGCGTCGTGGTGTGGCCCCTGCCGCGAGGAGGCTCCGCTGTTCCGCGAACTGGGCGCGCAGCAGACGGCGAACGGCGCGGCGATCCTGGGCATCCTGTTTCAGGAAACCAAGGAGCAGAACGCCCGCGATTTCATTCGGGAATACGCGCTGGCCTATCCCAACCTGAAAGATCCCGGCATCAACACGGGGGTCAACTACGGCGTGTCGGGCATTCCCGAAACCGTGTTTATTGACAAGGACGGCATTGTGCGGCACATGGATCGGGGCGGCCTGACCCGCGAGCGGCTGAACGTGGGGCTGGAAAAAATTGGGGTGAAGGGGATTTGAGCGTGCCTCTGGGGGGGAGGGGACGGCGCTCCGGGCTGCGGCCTGTCGCGCTGTGCCTCAGTCTGGCTTTCGCCCAGGCCGCCGCATCCAACGCGCCCCTGACCCTGCCGCCCGCGCAGGAGCAGCGGGCCGTTGCCATTCAGAAGAACCTGCGCTGCCCGCTGTGCGACACCGGGGAATCCATCGCGGACTCGCGCAGCGACATCAGCATCAAGATGCGCGAGTCGGTGCGCGAGCAGATCGCCGACGGGCGCAGCGATTCGGAGATCTACACCTTCTTCTCGCAGCGCTACGGCAACTTCGTGCTGCTCGATCCGCCCAAGACCGGGCGCAACCTGCTGCTGTGGGGCGGCCCGCTGCTGGCGCTGGCGGGCGGCGGCGCGGCGCTGTGGGCTTTCCTGCGCCGCCGCGACACGGGCCCTGTGGCAGCGGCGCAGGCCACGCCGGACGCTGAACCCTACGATTCGTACCTGGAGCAGGTGCGCCGGGACACGGGCGGAGGTGGCGCGTGATCTTCAGCCTGTTTCTGCTGGCGCTGATCGGCGCGGCGGCGCTGTGGCTGGTGCTTGACCCCCTGCGCCGCGCCGCGCCCGAAGACCCGGACGCGCCCGAACGCGCCCGCCTGACCGCCGAGCGCGATCGCCTGTACGGCGAGCTGGGCATGCTGGAAGATGAGCGCCAGCGGCCCGCACTGGAACGCCGCGCCGCGCTGACCCTGCGGGCGCTGGACGCCCTGCCGCCGGCCCCCCGGGCCAATCAGCCGGGCCGTTCGCGCACGCTGGCGGTGGCGGGCGTGGGCGTGGCTGCGCTGCTGACGGTGGCGGGCGCGGTGACGTTTATCCCGCGCTGGCAACTGGCCTCGCTGGAGCCGGGCGAGGCCAAAAGCGTGCAGGCGGTGCTCAGGCTGCCCGCCCTCAAGGCCACTGCCCAGCGCACGGGGCAGAACGACGACTACCTGGCGTGGGGCCGCGCTGCCTTCGATTCGGCCAATTACGATCAGGCCGTCAGCGCCTACGGCAACGCGCTGAAGACCGATCCGCGCCAGCCTGAGGCACTGCGCCGTCTGGGCATCCTGCTGCTCACGCGCGGCGAGCAGACGGGCACGCCGATCAGCGCCGAGGACGCCGAGCGAGCTGCCCTGCTGATCCGCACCGCCGCCCAGCTCGCCCCCAACGAGCCGGAGTCGCAATTGCTGCTGGGCTTCGCGCTTTCACGCTTCGGGCAGGATCAGGAGGCGCTGACTGCGCTGGAGCGCTACCGCACCCTCGATCCTGTCGGGCGTGACGCCGACGACGTGATCACCTCGCTGCGCGCCCGCCTCAACCAGAGCGATCCGGCGCTCAAGCTGTATGCGGAAAGCTGCGCCTCGTGCCACGGCGCGTCCGGCGCGGGCGGCATCGGCCCCAGCCTGCGCGAGTCTGGCCTGAGCCGCGCGGCACTGCGGAGCATCACGGTGAACGGCAAGGGCGCCATGCCCGCCTACCCCAAGCTGACCGACGCCGAGCTGAAACTGCTGCTGGACTTGATGGAGAAATGGCAGGGGGAAGGGTGATGGTGGATGGAAGAAGGTTGATGGTGAAAAGCAGGTTGGATTCGCTGTCCTGTCTGCCGTCGATTTCTTTCCGCTCGCGAAAACAGCGTTGGGCGGCTGTCCTCAACGAGTTGTGCTGGCCCCTTTCCATCCACCATCCACCATCCACCATCCACCCCACATGACCACCCGCCGCGCCTTCCTGGAAAAATGGTGGCTGCTGCCGGTGGCGGCCACGGCGGGTGCTTTTGGCTACATGGGCTGGTACGCCACGCGCGTCACGCTGGGCAAGCAGAAAGCCGGAGCGCCCGACTTTCAGGCGGCCCCGGCGCAGCGCATTGCCCCCCTGGAGGAGCTGCAAGACGAATGGGCCAACGTGAATTTCAGCTACGCGGGCCGCCCCTGCGCGCTGCTGCGGGTGCCACAGGCGGTGGAAGGCGGCCTGGAACTCAAAGAGGGCGGGCATCTGGTGGCGTACTCACGGGTCTGCACGCACCTGGGCTGCACCGTCAATCTGGTGCGTGACCCGGAGGTGCTGGCCTTCGCCTTCAACTACCGCCCGCCCAGTGACGCGCAGCACCCGCAACTGGGTTGCCGCTGCCACTACAGCGTCTTTGATCCCCTCAAGGCCGGGGACGCGGTGTTCGGCAAGGCCAACGGCCCGCTGCCGCGCGTGCGCCTGGAACTGCGGGGAGCAGAGGTCTGGGCCACCGGCATCGAACCCGCACCGGAACTGGGCGGGTAAACTGCGGCCATGAGCAGCGTGACCCTGCACCCGGTGGACTCCAGCATGATGAGCAACATCGGCTATGACCCGGCCAGCAGAACTCTGACCATCCTGTTCCACAGCGGCAAACGCTACGACTACGAGGGTGTGCCGCCGGAAGTGTACGAGCGGTTCCTGGCAGCCTCGTCGCAGGGATCGTTTTTCAGGAACGAGATTGACGGCTGCTACGAGTACCGTCACGTGCGCGGGCGGCGTTGAGCGAGTTGACCTTCACTTCCGGCGACGACGTCGCTGCCTCCGGCGTGCTGATCGCCGCCGCCCTGCACCTGAAAGCGCGCGGCGAGCCGCTGTGGCCCGAGAGCAGCCTGACCCCCGAACGGCTGGCGCGGTACTACCCGCCTGCCGGGTGGCGCGTGGCGTGGCGCGGCGACGTGGCGCTGGCGTGCCTGTGCCTGATGGATGCAGACCCGCTGTTCTGGCCTGAGGACGCCCCGCAGGAGGCGCTGTACCTGCATAAACTGGCCGTCCACCCGAACGCACAGGGCCAGGGCCTCTCGGCGCTGCTGCTGCGGGAAGCGGCCCGGGAGACGGCGCGGCGCGGACGGCCCTGGCTCAAGCTGGACACCGCCACCGGGCGGCCCAAACTGCGTGCCCTCTACGAGAATTTCGGTTTTCAGAA is part of the Deinococcus radiopugnans ATCC 19172 genome and encodes:
- a CDS encoding TlpA family protein disulfide reductase, which translates into the protein MTDTPKAGTSKPNPNPAPAWRRFVPPLIAAALVGVLGYTLLSPAKNVTTGGPLIGKPAPAFTLESLDGVPVSLASLKGRPVVLNFWASWCGPCREEAPLFRELGAQQTANGAAILGILFQETKEQNARDFIREYALAYPNLKDPGINTGVNYGVSGIPETVFIDKDGIVRHMDRGGLTRERLNVGLEKIGVKGI
- a CDS encoding cytochrome c-type biogenesis protein; this translates as MPLGGRGRRSGLRPVALCLSLAFAQAAASNAPLTLPPAQEQRAVAIQKNLRCPLCDTGESIADSRSDISIKMRESVREQIADGRSDSEIYTFFSQRYGNFVLLDPPKTGRNLLLWGGPLLALAGGGAALWAFLRRRDTGPVAAAQATPDAEPYDSYLEQVRRDTGGGGA
- a CDS encoding c-type cytochrome, which codes for MIFSLFLLALIGAAALWLVLDPLRRAAPEDPDAPERARLTAERDRLYGELGMLEDERQRPALERRAALTLRALDALPPAPRANQPGRSRTLAVAGVGVAALLTVAGAVTFIPRWQLASLEPGEAKSVQAVLRLPALKATAQRTGQNDDYLAWGRAAFDSANYDQAVSAYGNALKTDPRQPEALRRLGILLLTRGEQTGTPISAEDAERAALLIRTAAQLAPNEPESQLLLGFALSRFGQDQEALTALERYRTLDPVGRDADDVITSLRARLNQSDPALKLYAESCASCHGASGAGGIGPSLRESGLSRAALRSITVNGKGAMPAYPKLTDAELKLLLDLMEKWQGEG
- a CDS encoding Rieske 2Fe-2S domain-containing protein — encoded protein: MTTRRAFLEKWWLLPVAATAGAFGYMGWYATRVTLGKQKAGAPDFQAAPAQRIAPLEELQDEWANVNFSYAGRPCALLRVPQAVEGGLELKEGGHLVAYSRVCTHLGCTVNLVRDPEVLAFAFNYRPPSDAQHPQLGCRCHYSVFDPLKAGDAVFGKANGPLPRVRLELRGAEVWATGIEPAPELGG
- a CDS encoding KTSC domain-containing protein → MSSVTLHPVDSSMMSNIGYDPASRTLTILFHSGKRYDYEGVPPEVYERFLAASSQGSFFRNEIDGCYEYRHVRGRR
- a CDS encoding GNAT family N-acetyltransferase, translating into MTFTSGDDVAASGVLIAAALHLKARGEPLWPESSLTPERLARYYPPAGWRVAWRGDVALACLCLMDADPLFWPEDAPQEALYLHKLAVHPNAQGQGLSALLLREAARETARRGRPWLKLDTATGRPKLRALYENFGFQNVGERSVKGFDVTLYRLPV